The Clostridium sp. AWRP genome has a window encoding:
- the minE gene encoding cell division topological specificity factor MinE: protein MDLFKMFSKQSSKDVAKERLRLILIHDRCDMSKEVLDNIKDDILKVLSKYMEIDRSEIDVKMTNSEELTGNSAALVASIPIKKVKYNK, encoded by the coding sequence ATGGACTTGTTTAAGATGTTCTCTAAGCAATCTTCCAAAGATGTAGCTAAAGAAAGATTGAGATTAATACTGATACACGACAGATGTGATATGTCAAAGGAAGTATTAGACAATATAAAGGACGATATACTTAAAGTACTTTCAAAATATATGGAGATAGATCGTTCTGAAATAGATGTAAAAATGACAAATTCAGAGGAATTAACGGGAAATTCAGCAGCACTTGTGGCCAGTATACCTATAAAAAAAGTTAAGTATAATAAGTAG
- the minD gene encoding septum site-determining protein MinD — MGEAIVVTSGKGGVGKTTTTANIGTALAALDKSVVVVDGDTGLRNLDVLMGLENRIVFTILDVVEDKCRLKQALIKDKRLPNLYLLPTAQTRDKDDISTQDMLNLIEELKNEYDYVIIDCPAGIEHGFENAIVGADRALVVVNPEVTSVRDSDRVIGKLDAKGIEKHQLIVNRINYEMTKSGDMLDVSDILDSLAIELIGVVPDDRNITISTNKGEPIVLTSSSLSGQAFRNIAKRITGEKVPLMDLNTSHEGFFSSIKKIFGIK; from the coding sequence ATGGGAGAAGCAATTGTAGTAACATCAGGCAAAGGGGGAGTTGGGAAAACTACTACTACGGCAAATATAGGTACTGCATTAGCTGCTTTGGATAAAAGTGTAGTAGTAGTGGATGGAGATACAGGACTTAGAAATTTAGATGTTCTTATGGGACTTGAAAATAGAATTGTATTTACTATACTTGATGTAGTAGAAGACAAGTGTAGGTTAAAACAAGCTCTTATAAAGGATAAAAGATTACCAAACTTGTATCTTTTGCCTACAGCACAAACAAGAGATAAAGATGATATAAGTACCCAAGATATGCTGAATTTAATTGAAGAATTGAAAAATGAATACGACTATGTAATTATAGATTGTCCTGCAGGAATTGAGCATGGATTTGAAAATGCAATAGTAGGAGCAGATAGAGCATTAGTTGTAGTAAATCCTGAAGTTACTTCAGTTAGGGATTCTGATAGAGTCATTGGGAAGTTAGATGCTAAGGGAATTGAAAAACATCAACTTATAGTAAACAGAATTAATTATGAAATGACTAAAAGTGGAGATATGCTGGATGTAAGTGATATATTAGACAGTTTGGCTATAGAACTTATAGGAGTAGTGCCGGATGACAGAAATATAACTATTTCTACAAATAAGGGAGAACCTATAGTATTAACTAGTAGTTCATTATCAGGACAAGCATTTAGAAATATAGCTAAGAGAATAACAGGAGAAAAAGTGCCTCTTATGGATCTGAATACTAGCCATGAAGGATTTTTTTCATCAATAAAGAAAATATTTGGTATTAAATAA